One genomic region from Phorcysia thermohydrogeniphila encodes:
- the gspG gene encoding type II secretion system major pseudopilin GspG — MKKLRAGFTLIELMIVIVILGLLAALVAPKFLKSGEEAKVTTTQVQMKNVEQALKLYKLHNSVYPTTEQGLKALVEKPETEPVPKNWKGPYMDEVPKDAWGNEFIYISDGKHFTLISPGPDGEEGTEDDIKVSK, encoded by the coding sequence ATGAAAAAGCTTAGGGCTGGTTTCACTCTCATAGAGCTCATGATTGTAATCGTTATACTCGGTCTCCTCGCTGCTTTGGTCGCTCCAAAGTTCTTAAAGAGTGGAGAGGAAGCAAAGGTTACGACGACTCAGGTTCAGATGAAGAACGTTGAACAGGCGTTAAAGCTCTATAAACTTCACAACTCCGTTTACCCTACGACTGAGCAGGGCTTAAAAGCACTTGTTGAAAAGCCTGAAACGGAGCCCGTTCCCAAGAACTGGAAAGGGCCTTACATGGATGAAGTCCCGAAGGACGCTTGGGGCAACGAGTTTATTTACATTTCTGATGGCAAACATTTTACCCTTATCTCTCCCGGCCCTGACGGTGAAGAGGGAACAGAGGACGACATAAAGGTGAGCAAGTAA
- a CDS encoding sigma-54-dependent transcriptional regulator, giving the protein MARILIADDERSIRLVLRKYLQSQGHEVLEVEDGQRALEILKSSPVDVAFVDIKMPAKSGLEILDEVKEVPIVILTAYGTMDYTVSAMEKGAVDYITKPFSFEEIKEILDKVLSSHSQGVETAEASEEIVGTSRKMQEVFKLVGRVAKSDVTVLITGESGTGKELIAKAIHKYSDRKDKPFLAVNCAALPPNLLEAELFGYERGAFTGAVSSKKGLFEQANGGTLFLVLVPSEFLDELSG; this is encoded by the coding sequence ATGGCAAGGATACTAATAGCCGATGATGAAAGGAGCATAAGGTTAGTACTCAGGAAGTACCTCCAGTCTCAGGGGCACGAGGTTCTTGAGGTTGAGGACGGCCAGAGGGCTTTGGAGATTTTAAAGAGCTCTCCAGTTGACGTTGCCTTTGTTGACATAAAAATGCCGGCTAAGAGTGGCTTAGAGATACTGGACGAGGTTAAAGAGGTTCCCATAGTAATCCTTACCGCCTACGGGACTATGGACTACACCGTTTCTGCAATGGAAAAGGGTGCTGTTGACTACATAACAAAGCCTTTTTCCTTTGAAGAGATAAAGGAGATTCTGGATAAGGTTCTCTCTTCCCACTCTCAAGGGGTGGAAACGGCTGAGGCTTCCGAGGAGATAGTCGGAACGAGCCGTAAAATGCAGGAGGTCTTTAAACTTGTAGGTAGGGTAGCCAAGAGCGACGTTACTGTTTTAATAACCGGTGAAAGTGGCACTGGGAAAGAGCTGATAGCCAAGGCCATTCATAAGTATTCGGACAGAAAAGACAAGCCCTTCCTCGCCGTTAACTGTGCTGCTCTTCCGCCTAACCTCCTTGAGGCGGAGCTCTTTGGCTATGAGAGAGGAGCCTTCACAGGGGCAGTCTCCTCAAAGAAGGGACTTTTTGAGCAGGCAAATGGAGGGACGCTCTTCCTTGTCCTTGTGCCTTCCGAATTTCTTGATGAGCTCTCCGGCTGA
- the rlmB gene encoding 23S rRNA (guanosine(2251)-2'-O)-methyltransferase RlmB, giving the protein MVIYGVNPVAEAVRAGYPILKVFIEEGFKDREKVLPLLKKRGVKVVKAGKKKLLALAKTEKHQGIVAVVSPVEPADFGELLDMTISTNGCLLFLDRIEDPHNLGAIFRSADAFGVTGIVLPKDRSASITETVVKASTGAVFYVPFAVVGSFVNALREFKEAGGWLIGLEAGGKSVASYQFPFPLGLVAGSEGKGISRSALKQLDDVVSIPMRGHVNSLNVSNAVAIGLYLVSQQQGT; this is encoded by the coding sequence ATGGTTATATACGGCGTTAACCCTGTAGCTGAGGCGGTAAGGGCTGGATATCCCATCCTTAAGGTTTTTATTGAGGAAGGTTTTAAGGACAGGGAAAAGGTTCTTCCCCTCCTTAAAAAGAGGGGCGTTAAGGTTGTAAAGGCCGGTAAGAAGAAACTATTGGCCTTGGCAAAGACTGAAAAGCATCAGGGAATAGTTGCTGTTGTCTCCCCAGTAGAGCCTGCAGACTTTGGGGAGCTCCTTGACATGACGATTTCAACTAATGGCTGTCTCCTCTTCCTTGACAGGATAGAGGACCCCCACAACCTTGGGGCAATCTTCCGCTCTGCCGACGCCTTTGGAGTTACTGGAATTGTCCTACCGAAGGATAGGAGTGCCAGCATTACAGAAACCGTCGTTAAGGCATCAACGGGAGCTGTTTTCTATGTTCCCTTTGCCGTTGTTGGGAGTTTTGTCAACGCCCTTAGGGAGTTTAAGGAGGCAGGGGGCTGGCTCATTGGACTTGAGGCCGGTGGGAAGAGCGTAGCTTCCTACCAGTTCCCTTTTCCCCTCGGGCTTGTAGCCGGTTCTGAAGGAAAGGGAATTTCAAGGAGCGCCCTAAAACAGCTTGATGATGTTGTCTCTATTCCAATGAGGGGACACGTTAATTCCCTCAACGTCTCTAATGCTGTAGCGATAGGATTATATTTAGTATCCCAACAACAAGGCACTTGA
- a CDS encoding MlaD family protein — protein sequence MGKLTLEAKVGAFVILSFIGIGVIATTLEPLKFRGERADQRYFLTFKNVAGLEKDAPVRIAGVTVGKVSSVNMKDGKAIVEIVFFKPVKLYANAKARIETMGLMGEKYIELDPGSPEAPELPPGSKLENTQASVSMDEVMTSLNELIAKFNGALLTPDGKNRLAILMERITQLSESVDRAVNNINSLIEENRKSIGEIVKNLLALSSVLKEELPQVMDNVNTLTSQLSEIALENREDIRKTVINLKLLAERVPKIVERIDGLVIGVERLLNEQNLQNIDEAVENMKEISAELRELLAKVNKGEGTVGKLFNDEELYNSLSKTAKTLGKLADKFEETRTYIGFRGDVNLRTGDSRGVFSLKIVPSADHYYLLEVVGDSQGKLDRKTYYINYGSSVEKREELETDYRTEFTLQYARVFEDRWIHPGGKFVLRGGLKESTGGVGLDYLYSDRLTFFSDLWDTGRKDKNGEDIEPHLRVGIKYRLGDNWFIYGGGDELLYSKWRGFFVGAGVMFGDDDIKYLLGSLPGGIK from the coding sequence ATGGGGAAGCTAACATTAGAGGCCAAAGTAGGGGCGTTTGTCATTCTGAGTTTTATAGGGATTGGCGTTATAGCTACAACTCTTGAACCTTTAAAGTTCAGAGGAGAAAGAGCTGACCAGCGTTATTTCCTTACGTTTAAAAACGTTGCAGGTCTTGAAAAGGACGCTCCCGTAAGGATTGCTGGCGTAACTGTTGGAAAGGTTTCAAGCGTAAATATGAAGGATGGAAAGGCAATAGTTGAAATCGTCTTCTTTAAACCTGTCAAGCTTTACGCCAACGCTAAAGCCCGTATAGAAACTATGGGACTGATGGGAGAGAAGTACATTGAGCTTGACCCCGGAAGTCCTGAAGCCCCAGAACTCCCGCCCGGCTCAAAGCTGGAGAATACGCAGGCTTCGGTCTCAATGGATGAGGTAATGACTTCTTTAAACGAGCTCATTGCCAAGTTTAACGGAGCTCTCCTTACACCGGACGGAAAGAACAGACTTGCCATTCTTATGGAAAGGATTACCCAGCTCTCTGAAAGCGTTGATAGAGCTGTTAACAACATTAATTCTTTGATTGAAGAGAACAGGAAGTCCATTGGGGAAATCGTTAAAAACCTTCTTGCCCTCTCTTCGGTGCTGAAGGAGGAACTTCCACAAGTGATGGACAACGTCAACACCTTGACAAGTCAACTTTCAGAGATCGCCTTAGAGAACAGGGAGGATATAAGGAAGACAGTTATTAACCTTAAACTACTGGCAGAGAGAGTTCCCAAGATAGTAGAAAGAATAGATGGCCTTGTGATAGGAGTTGAAAGGCTTCTGAACGAGCAGAACCTTCAGAATATAGATGAAGCTGTTGAGAACATGAAAGAGATATCGGCGGAGCTCAGAGAGCTCTTGGCAAAGGTGAATAAAGGGGAAGGAACTGTTGGTAAGCTCTTTAACGATGAGGAGCTCTATAATAGCCTTTCAAAAACTGCCAAGACCTTAGGGAAACTTGCCGACAAGTTTGAAGAGACAAGAACCTACATTGGTTTTAGGGGAGACGTAAACTTAAGGACTGGAGACAGCAGAGGAGTCTTCTCGCTAAAAATAGTTCCTTCGGCTGACCACTACTACCTCCTTGAAGTTGTGGGTGACTCACAAGGTAAGCTTGATAGGAAAACCTACTACATTAACTACGGCAGTTCGGTTGAGAAGCGAGAGGAGTTGGAAACCGATTACAGGACCGAATTTACTTTACAGTATGCGAGGGTCTTTGAGGACAGGTGGATACATCCCGGAGGGAAGTTTGTCTTAAGGGGCGGCCTAAAAGAGAGTACCGGCGGTGTTGGACTGGACTACCTTTACAGCGATAGGCTTACCTTTTTCTCTGACCTTTGGGATACCGGCAGGAAGGATAAAAACGGCGAGGATATTGAGCCTCACCTGAGGGTAGGAATTAAGTATAGGCTTGGTGACAACTGGTTTATCTACGGCGGAGGAGATGAGCTCCTCTACAGTAAGTGGAGAGGGTTTTTCGTTGGAGCGGGAGTTATGTTTGGAGATGACGACATTAAATACCTTCTTGGGTCTCTTCCCGGAGGTATAAAGTGA
- a CDS encoding two-component system sensor histidine kinase NtrB translates to MKGEDILFSIPFPVAITDGEGRITNVNQKFEILVNRSFKYLEGKKLSSFFRRAPDIDRKISEAFSNLVEVLGFKDGQYFLNFAPFFISSEVKGVIVVVQPAPESPFEKDIVAFLKGLSHEIRNPLSGIKGAAKCLKELKLYDEELVSVLIEETERIERLLNNVVKSFDFSVLNLKEVNIHKIIQLVVKLFEAELRESGVNVVYDFDPSLPEILLDPDRITQALINVFKNALEAVTESSRKEVRIETGYAIHPSGFIFIRVKDSGVGMSEEELANLFLPFYTTKEKGSGLGAFITNEIVRRHGGEIRVKSEKGKGTEVTILLPMKRSDGKDTNSR, encoded by the coding sequence GTGAAAGGTGAGGATATCCTCTTTTCAATCCCCTTCCCGGTTGCCATAACCGACGGGGAGGGGAGGATTACTAACGTCAACCAGAAGTTTGAGATACTCGTAAACAGGTCGTTTAAGTACCTTGAAGGAAAGAAACTCTCTTCCTTTTTCAGGAGAGCTCCCGATATAGATAGAAAAATATCAGAGGCTTTTTCTAACCTCGTTGAAGTTTTAGGTTTTAAGGACGGCCAATACTTCTTGAACTTTGCTCCCTTTTTTATTTCCTCAGAGGTAAAAGGGGTCATAGTTGTCGTTCAGCCAGCTCCAGAGAGTCCCTTTGAGAAGGACATAGTTGCCTTCCTTAAGGGGCTTTCCCACGAGATAAGGAATCCTCTAAGTGGGATAAAGGGAGCTGCGAAGTGTTTAAAGGAGCTTAAGCTCTATGACGAGGAACTTGTGTCTGTCCTTATAGAGGAGACGGAGCGTATAGAGAGGCTGTTAAATAACGTCGTTAAGAGCTTTGACTTTTCGGTTCTGAACTTAAAAGAGGTGAATATCCATAAGATTATTCAGTTGGTCGTTAAGCTCTTTGAGGCTGAGTTGAGGGAGAGTGGCGTTAACGTTGTGTACGACTTTGACCCCTCTCTCCCGGAGATTCTACTTGACCCTGATAGAATCACTCAGGCCCTCATTAACGTCTTTAAGAATGCTCTTGAAGCAGTTACGGAGTCTTCCAGAAAGGAGGTAAGGATAGAGACAGGTTACGCTATTCATCCCTCTGGATTCATATTTATAAGGGTCAAAGATTCGGGTGTTGGTATGAGCGAGGAAGAGCTTGCCAACCTGTTTCTTCCCTTCTACACCACAAAGGAAAAGGGAAGTGGTCTTGGAGCTTTTATTACTAACGAGATAGTGAGAAGGCACGGTGGAGAGATAAGAGTAAAGAGCGAGAAAGGGAAGGGCACGGAAGTAACAATACTTTTGCCGATGAAGAGGAGTGATGGCAAGGATACTAATAGCCGATGA
- the hisH gene encoding imidazole glycerol phosphate synthase subunit HisH, with product MIVVIDYGMGNLRSVSKALEFVGAEVVVTDDPKKLKRASGLVLPGVGAFRDAVRNLKERGLWEGIVEEVEKGKPLLGICLGLQLLFEKSYEFGETEGFGFIEGEVVRFELPKEFKIPHMGWNQVYVKKESELLKGIREGEFFYFVHSYYVKPRSESVKLTETDYGIYFTSAVEKDNIFATQFHPEKSQKAGLKLLKNFCEIVRKS from the coding sequence GTGATAGTGGTAATAGACTACGGTATGGGAAACCTGCGTAGCGTGAGCAAGGCATTAGAGTTTGTAGGGGCAGAGGTTGTTGTTACAGACGACCCTAAGAAGCTAAAACGTGCAAGTGGGCTTGTCCTTCCCGGCGTTGGAGCTTTTAGGGATGCCGTTCGTAACCTGAAAGAAAGAGGACTTTGGGAGGGTATAGTAGAGGAGGTTGAAAAAGGAAAGCCACTCCTTGGAATCTGCCTTGGGCTTCAGCTCCTCTTTGAAAAGAGTTACGAGTTTGGAGAGACAGAGGGTTTTGGCTTTATAGAGGGGGAAGTTGTTAGGTTTGAGCTTCCAAAGGAATTTAAAATCCCCCATATGGGCTGGAATCAGGTTTACGTGAAGAAGGAGTCGGAGCTCCTAAAAGGCATAAGAGAAGGAGAGTTCTTCTACTTTGTTCACTCCTACTACGTAAAGCCCCGCAGTGAATCTGTAAAGCTTACCGAGACCGATTACGGTATTTACTTTACGTCTGCCGTTGAGAAGGACAACATTTTTGCAACCCAGTTTCATCCAGAAAAAAGTCAAAAGGCTGGCTTAAAGCTCCTAAAGAACTTCTGTGAAATTGTTAGGAAAAGCTGA